A segment of the bacterium genome:
ATGGCCACAGATGGACGCGGACGCGACGTCCTCCCTGCGCGTCCAGCCGGCCCCGTGTGCCTCCGCGCGGCGGGATCTGGTCGGGATCCCTCCCGGAGGCGAGGGGCCGCAGCAGATCCCGGTTGACGCTCCCGCGCAATGTGCGATAGCTGGGAACGGTGATGATCGCGTCGCAGACCCGGAGCTGGTTTTTTGGGTACTTTACCTGGCGCCGCCCAGGGCTGCGGGAGGGTCTCACCTCGGCATAGCGCCGCCGAGCCAACCGACGACACCCGAAGCCCTGGGGCAATCCCCAGGGCTTTTTTGTTTTCTGGAGCTGTCATGCACCACAGCGAAGCCATCGAAGACCGCAACCTCGCCGCCCTGCGGCCGCTGCCGCCGCCGCGCGACGTGAAGGCGGCGTTGCCGCTCACCGACGCCGCGGCGTCGACCGTGCTCGCCGGGCGGGCCGCCATCCGCGACGTGCTGCACGGGCGCGACACCCACCGCCTGGTGGTGATCGTCGGGCCGTGCTCGATCCACGATCCGGACGCCGCGCTCGACTACGCCCGGCGCCTGCGGCGGGTGGCCGACGCGACCCGTGATTCGCTGGTGCTGGTGATGCGCACCTACTTCGAGAAGCCGCGCACCACCGTCGGTTGGAAGGGATTGATCAACGACCCGCTGCTCGACGGCTCGTGCGATCTCCCCGCCGGCCTGCACCTGGCGCGCCGCATCCTGCTCGACATCAACGGCATGGGCATCGCCTGCGCCGGCGAGATGCTCGACCCGATCGTGCCCCAGTACATCGCCGACCTGCTGAGCTGGGTCGCGATCGGCGCCCGCACGACGGAGAGCCAGACGCATCGCGAGATGGCGAGCGGGCTCTCGATGCCGGTGGGGTTCAAGAACGGCACCGACGGCGGGCTCCAGGTGGCGCTCAACGCGATGATCTCGGCGCGCCACCCGCACAGTTTCCTCGGCATCGACCGCAACGGCGCCGTGAGCGTCGTCCAGACCACCGGCAACCCCGACCGCCACATCGTCCTGCGCGGCGGCGCCGGCGATCCGAACTACGGCCCGGAGGCGATCGCGCGCGCCGCCCGGCTGCTCGCCGACGAGGCCATCGCGCGGCCGATCATGATCGACTGCTCGCATGACAACTCGGGCAAGGACCACCAGCGCCAGGGCGCCGTCTGTCGCGCCGTCGCGGCGCAGGTGCGGGACGGCGAGGGCCGCGTCCTCGGCCTGATGCTGGAGAGCAACCTGCAACCCGGGCGGCAGAATTGGATGCCGGACGAACGGCTCGCCTACGGCGTATCGATCACCGACGCCTGCATCGGCTGGGACGAGACCGAGGCGCTGCTCCACGAGCTCGCCGACTCGACCCCGCGGCGGCGCGCGGCGTGAGCGGCATGCGGCGCCTGATGATCGCGTCGCTGCTGCTGGCGGCGTCGGCGCGGGCGCAAACGCCCGGCAACGACGACGCGACCCGCGCGCTGCTGCAGCGATTGTGCGGTGAGCTCAGCATGCCCTGCGATGCGTGCGGCAAGCATCGCGGGCCGGCCACGCCGGCGCCGACCGCGCGGCCGGCGGGCGACCTGCTCCGACACCCGGCCGACGCCTGGGGTCACGCGGTGCAGATCAGCGTCGGCGGCGAGGGAATCGTCCTCCGGTCGCCGGGCGCCGACGGCGAGTTGGGAACGGCGGACGACATCGTCGCCGCCTGCGGGAAGAACTGACGGGATCACTCCTTGACGTCGGTGCCGGCGCCCTGGAGGGAACCGCCGGCCTTGTTCAGACCCTCGCCGGTCTTTTCCAGCGCCGTGCCGGTGCCGCGCTTGGTGGCGTCCCAACCGTCCTTGGCGACATCCTTGGTCGCGTCCCACCCCTTCTTGGTGTCGGCCTTGATGCCGCGGCCGAGCTCCTCGAAGCCCTGCTTGATCGACGGCTCCTCGGCCAGCGCCGCCGTCGCGGCGGCGAGCATCAGGGTCAGGGCGACGAGGCGGATCCCAGTGGTGGCGCGCATGGCGAGGCTCCTCTTCAGATGCCGGTGACCAGGCGCACGGGGGCGCCGGGACGAAGCGCGGCGAGGCGAGCGGCGATGCGGTCGGTGAGCTGGTCGAGGTCGAGGCCGACCGACGCCAACTGCTCGCCGCGCTGGCCGTGGTCGATGAAGCGATCGGGCAGCGCCAGCAATTCGACGCGGTTGGCGTCGAGCCCCGGCTGGCGGCGGGCGAGCTCGAGAACGGCGGAGCCGAACCCGCCGGCAGCGACGTGGTCCTCGAGGGTGAAGACCACCGGCTGCTCGGCGAGCTCGGCGGCGATCAGGCGCTCGTCGAGCGGCTTGGCGAAGCGGGCGTTGACCACCGCCAGCGTCCGGCCGCTGGTCTCGCGCAGCCGCTGCCGCGCCGCCAGCGCGGCATAGACCATCGGGCCGTAGGCCAGGATGCAGCCGTCGCGGCCATCGGCGACCCGCTCGGCCTCGCCGACGCGGAACGGGGCGTGCGGCAGTTGCGCGCCCGGCGCGGCGCCGCTGCCGCGCGGGAAGCGGATGGCGGTCGGACCGTCGACGGTGAGCGCGAGATCCATCATCGCCGCCAACTCGCCGCTGTCGCGCGGCGCCATCAGGACGAAGTTCGGCAGGCAGCGCAGGTAGGTGATGTCGAAGACGCCGTTGTGGGTCGCGCCGTCGTTGCCGACGACGCCGCCGCGGTCGAGGCAGAAGAGCACCGGCGCGTTCTGCAGCGCCACCTCCTGGAAGAGCTGATCGTAGGCGCGCTGGAGGAAGGTCGAGTAGATCGCCGCGATCGGTCGATGGCCGGCGAGGGCCAGGCCGGCGGCGAGGGCAACCGCGTGCTGCTCGGCCATGCCGACGTCGAGCACGCGCTCGGGGAATCGCTGCTGCACCGGGGTGAGGCCGGTGCCGTCGAGCATGGCCGCGGTGAGCACGACCACCCGCGGGTCGCGTTCGAGCAGCGTACCGGCGTGCGCCGCGAAGGCGGCGGTGAACGTCGGACCGCCCTGGTCGGGGTACTCCGCGATCGCGGCGGCGGCCGGCGGCTGGCTGCCGCTGGCGGCGTGGTAGCAGGTCGCCTCGGGGACATCGTCCCGGTAGCCGCGCCCCTTGGTGGTGATGGCGTGGATCAGCACCGGGCGGCGCATCCAGCGGGTGGCGCGGAAGGCGGTGCGCAGGGCGTCGATGTCGTGGCCGTCGATCGGCCCGTAATAGAAGAACCCGAGCTCCTCGAAGATGATGCCGAGGGCGTGGTGCGGGATGATGCCCTGCAGCGAGTGGTACCAGCGCTGCAGCACGTCGTCGACGTCGTCGCCGACGCCCGGAATGCGGCGGATGGCGCCCTGGATGGTGCGCAGGCGCTGGTTGAGCCAGGTCGAGCTGCGCACCCGCGACAAATAGGCGCTGAGCGCGCCGACGCTCGGGCTGATGCTCATGTTGTTGTCGTTGAGCACCACCACCAGCTCGAGGTCGCGGTAGGCGCCGCCGTGGTTCAGCGCCTCGAAGGCGTTGCCCTCTTGCATCGAGCCGTCGCCGATGACCGCCACCGCCTTGCGGCCGACATCGGCCTCGCTGCCCCGCCAGGCGAGCGCGAAGCCCATCGCCGTTGAGATGCTGGTGCCGCCGTGGCCGGTCTTCACCGTGTCGTACGGCGACTCCTCCGGGTCCGGAAACCCCGACAGCCCCTGCCACTGGCGCAGGGTCGCGAAGCGGTCGCGCCGTCCGGTGAGCAGCTTGTGCGGGTAGCACTGGTGGCCGACGTCCCAGATCAGCTTGTCGCGGTCGTTGAACTGATACTCGGCGAAGAGCGCCAGGGTGAGCTCGACGACGCCGAGACCGGCTCCGAGGTGGCCGCCGGTGCGGGTCACCGAGTCGATGATGAAACGCCGCAGATCGCCGGCCAGCGCCCGCAGGCCGTCGGCGTCCATGTCCTTGACGTCCTGGGGCGAGCCCAGCGCGTCGAGCAATGGGTACGGGGACTCCAGCGGTGCGCGCATCGCCGCCACGCTACACCCGAGCGCGGTCCGCGCCTAGGGAGGGTTCGCGCCCACCGGGGGGACGCCCGCCGGCATAGGCCGACCGGGACGGAACGGGCGCCCTACTTCCCCGGAACGCCGAGCCAGCCGCGGCTCACCATGTCGGACATGGTGAGCAGGATCATGATGGCGAGGAAGAACAGGGACGAGCCGATGACGACCCAGTTGAGCTTCTCGCTGTGCCGCAGCTCCATGAAGAAATACATGACCAGCAGCGCCTTGGCGGAGGCGATGCCGAGCGCGACCGGCGTATTGAGGAACGCCATGTCGAGGAACGCGGCGCCGACGGTGATGGCGGTCAGCCCGAGCAGGGCGACGTACACCGCGATGCAGGTCGAGACCGGCAGCGCGTTGGAGTGATCGGCGGAGTGACCGGCGGAAGCAGACGACATCGCAGCCCCTCAGTGCCGCCCGAGCAGGTAGAGCAGCGGGAAGAGGAAGATCCAGATCAGGTCGACGAAGTGCCAGTAGAGGCCGACCATCTCGACCGGGGTATAGTAGTTGCGATTGAACATCCCCTGGTAGGACCGGACGATGAGCACCAGCAGCAGGCCGGCGCCGACGATCATGTGCAGCGCGTGCAGGCCGGTCATCGCGAAGTAGAGCGAGAAGAAGAGCTGGGCGTTGGTCGGGTCGGCGCCGTGGAACTGGAAGTGCGGCCCCGGCACCAGGTGGTGCTCGAACTTGGCGGCGTACTCGACCACCTTCACCCCGAGGAAGACGAAGCCGAGGATCAGGGTGAGGATGAGATTGACGATCAGCATGCCGCGCTTGCTGACCTGCGCGGCGTGCACCGACAACGCCATGGTCAAGCTGCTGGTCAGCAGCACCAGGGTGTTGAAGGCGCCGAGCGAGATGTCCAGCTCGTGGCTGCCGGCGTGGAAGGCCTCCGGAAAGGCGGTGCGGTACACCACGTAGGCGGTGAAGAGGCCGCCGAAGAACATGACCTCCTGGGCGAGGAAGAACCACATGCCCAGGGTCGACGCGTCATGCTGCTGCTCCGCGTCGTCGAAGTGGTGCGCGACGTAGGGCGCCGTCTGCTCAAGCAACGGACACCTCCTCCAGGTCTTCCGCCGTTCCGTAGGTGTACGGTTCCGCGGTCACGATCGGCTGTTCGGCGAAGTTCTCGGTCGGCGGCGGCGAGGGCGTCGTCCACTCCAGCCCGGTCGCGCCCCAGGGATTGTTGGCCGCCTTGGGACCGAACTTCAGCGACCACAACAGGTAGCAGAACGGCAGCAGATAGCCGACGGCGAGGATCGAGGCGCCGGCCGTGGACATCACGTTCAGCACCTGGAACTCGGCCGGATAGGCGTGGTAGCGCCGCGGCATGCCGAGATAGCCGAGCAGGAACTGGGGGAAGAACGTCAGGTTGAAGCCGATGAAGACGATCACCGCCGCCACCCGCGCCGGCATCTCGGGATACATGCGGCCGAACATCTTCGGCCACCAGAAGTGCAGGCCGCCGAGGAACGCCAGCACCGCGCCGCCGACCATGATGTAGTGGAAGTGGGCGACCACGAAGTAGGTGTCGTGGACGTGCAGGTCGAGCCCGATCGCCGCCAGGAACAGACCGGTGAGGCCACCGACGGTGAACAGGCCGATGAAGCCGAGGGCGTAGAGCATCGGCGCCTCGAAGGAGATGGCGCCGCGGTACAGGGTGGCCGACCAGTTGAACACCTTGACCGCCGACGGGATGGCGACGGCGAAGCTGAGGATCGAGAAGATGAGCGCGGCGTACACCGACTGGCTGCTGGTGAACAGGTGGTGGCCCCAGACGACGAAGCCGAGCACCGCGATGGCGAGACTCGACATGGCGATGAAGCTGTAGCCGAAGATCGGCTTGCGCGCGAAGCAGGTGATGATCTCGCTGATCACGCCCATGCCGGGCAGGATCATGATGTAGACGGCGGGGTGCGAGTAGAACCAGAACAGGTGCTGGAAGAGGACCGGGTCGCCGCCGAGCGCCGGATCGAAGATGCCGATGTGCAGGCCGCGCTCGATCGCCACCAGGAAGATGGTGATGGCGATCACCGGCGTGCCGAGCACCATGATGAGGCTGGTGGCGTAGTGCGCCCAGATGAACAGCGGCAGGCGGAACCAGGTGAGACCGGGGGCCCGCATGCGGTGGATGGTGACGATGAAGTTGAGGCCGGTGAGGATCGAGGCGAAGCCGGTGATGAAGATGCCGACCGCGGCCAGCATCACGTTGGTGACCGAGTACGAGGTCGAGTACGGCGTATAGAAGGTCCAGCCGGTGTCGACGCCGCCGAAGATCATCGCCGCCAGCGCGAACGCGCCGCCGAGGATGAAGACGTACCAGCTCAGCAGGTTGATGCGGGGGAAGGCGAGGTCGCGGGCGCCGATCATCATCGGCACCAGGAAGTTGCCGAGCGTGGCCGGGATCGAGGGCACGAGGAAGAAGAAGACCATCACCACGCCGTGCATGGTGAAGAACTTGTTGTACGTATCGGCCTGCAGCAGGTCGCCCTTCGGGGTCAGCAGCTCGAGCCGCACCCCGGCGGCGAAGAGGCCGCCCAGGATGAAGAAGACGGTGACCGAGATCAGGTAGAGGACGGCGATCCGCTTGTGGTCGACGGTGAGCAGCCACGAGGCGACGCTGTAATCGGCGTTGAGGTAGCTGCGTCGCATGCGCTCCGCGGGCGGCGCCCCGGCGGCGACGGGCTTGAGTGCTGGAGTGGCCATGCGTCGTCCTTTCAGGAAGCGCTGTCGGCGCCGACGGGCGCGGTCTGCGCCACGCCCTGTCCGCTGGCCGGTGCGCCCTTGTCGAGCGACTTGATGTACTGAATGAGCTGCATCACCTGCTCTTCGCTGAGCTGCCCCTGGAAGGTCGGCATCACCGGCTGGAAGCCCTGCACGATCTTGGCGGTCGGATTGAGGATCGACTCGCGGACGTAGGCCTCGTCGGCCAGCACCTCGCTGCCGTCGCTGAGCTTGACCATGTGCCCGAACACGCCGACCAGTGACGGCCCGAGGCCGCCGCCCTGCGGCAGGTGGCAGGTGGCGCAGGCCCTGGCGGTGAAGAGCGCCTCGCCCGCGGCGACCGGCGACGCGGCGGCGCCCGCCGGGGCCGATACCGCGGCGGCGGCCGGGTGCCCCGGCGGTTGCGGCGCCGGCGGCTGCTCGGACAACCACTTCTCGAACGCCGCCGGCTCCATGACGACGATCTTGCCGATCATGCCGGAGTGCTCGGTGCCGCAGTACTCGGCGCAGAACAGGTGGTACTCGCCGACCTTGGTCGCCTCGAACCACGAGGTGGTGTAGCGGCCGGGCAGGACGTCGAACTTCATGCGGAAGGCCGGGATGTAGAAGCTGTGGATCACGTCCTCGGACGTCATCGTCAGCTTCACGGCCTGGCCGATCGGGACGTGCAGCTCGTTGATCTCGCGCCGCCCCTCCATGTGCTGCAGCTTCCACATCCACTGCTTGCCGACCACGAACACCTCGTGGGCGTTGTCGGGCGGGCGCGAGAAACCGAAGAACAGCCACACGCCCCAGGCGAAGATCACCATGGTGATGCCGAACGGGATCACGGACCAGGCGATCTCGAGCAGGGTCGAGCCGTGGATGTGATGCCCGACGTCCTGCGGATTGCGGCGGCGGAAGCGGATCGAGAAGCCGACCAGCATCGCGGCGATGATGACGCCGAAGAACAGGCTGACGGCGATCAGGAAGAGATAGAAGTAGTCGACCTGGGCGGCCATGGTCGACGCCTGCTCGGGAAACAGCGGAAAATCGTAGGCGCGCATCATCGTCTCACTGCCGGGCCGGCCCGGTGCTTGGCTTGGCCGCCGTCGCTGCGCCCGTCCCGCCGCGGCGGTCCTGGCGCCAGGTGCGGAACATGAACCCGCCGAGCGCGAGGAGGGTGAGGATGCCGCCGATGCGGATGGCGGTCATCACCTCGCTGGTGTACCGCCCCGTCGACGGATCGTACTGGAAGCAGAACAGCATCAACTGGTCGACCGGCGAGCCGATCTTGCCGTCGGCGGCCTCCATCAGCCCGAACTTGAGATCGCGGGGCGCGGGCTCGACGCCGTAGAAGTAGCGCGAGAGGATGCCGTCCGGCGTCAGCACGAACACCCCGGCGGCGTGCGCGAACTGCTTCTTGTCCGGCAGGTAGGTGTAGCGGAAGCCGACCGCGTCGGTGAGCTGTTTGATCGACGCTTCGTCGCCCGTGAGGAAGTGCCAGCCCCGTTCGGCGCCCGGGCGGCGATACTCCTGCAGGTAGGTCGCCTTCTTCCTGGCGGCGAGCTCCGGCGTGTCCGTGGGGTCGAAGCTGACGGTGATGACGTCGAACTCGTTGCCGGCGTCGAACGGCAGGGCGCGCATGGCGCTCACCAGGCCATTGAGCACCAGCGTGCAGAGCATCGGGCACTCGTAGTACGCGAGCGACAGAATCACCGGCTTGCCGCGCATCAGGCTGCGCAGCGTCACGGTCTCGCCGGCCTCGTTGCGGAACGGGAGATCGAGCGGAACCGGCTGATTGAGGTGCTGGTCGATGCCGACGTCGCGCAGCTCGGGCGGGCGGACCTCGCTCGGCTGGCCGCGCCGATCGGCATCGCGATCGACGGGACCGCCGCCCTCGAAGGCGCGCGCGTTCAGCGGTGCCGCGAGCACCGCGAGCGCGAGCGCGAGCGCCGTGCTGGCTCGCCTCATTGTGGCGCCGCCCCCGTGCCCCCGGCGCGCGAGGCGAGGATGTCGATGGCGCGGTCGATCGGAATGTGGACCGTGCCGGCGCTCTGGTCGACCCATCCGTAGGTCGTGAGACGCTCGGTCTCGGCCTTGCGCAGCTCGTCGAGGTCCTTGAGCGGATGCGCCTGCAACCGCGGCTGGGGCGGCACCCGTGGCCCCTCCGCCGCGGCCAGCGGATTGGCGGGCGGGCTCATGCGCGCTTCCTGGCGGGCCAGCAGGTGGTACAGGCCCAACATCGCGACGGCGGACAGCACGAGCGCGACCATCAGTCCGATGCCGGCGATCACCACCGGGCGCAGGACGGTGTTGTCTTCCTCGTGCGCGTGCGGCGCGTGGCCGGACTCGCTGACTCCCTGCGGCAGGCTCATGCGGCGGCCTCCAGCGGCAGGGCCGGATCGCGCAGCGGGAGCACCGGCCGGCCCTGCAGTTGCCACAGGAACGCCGCCAGCCAGACGCCGCCGACCCCGAGGACCGCCGCGACATCCATCCAGTGCAGCACGAACTTCCCGGGCGAGAAGGCGGGAACGATCATCCAGTACAGGTCCACCAGGCGCATGAACAGCATCAACAGGGCGACGATGATCAGGCGCCGCGGGTTCTTCTTCAGCTTCCGCGACAGCAGCACGAAGAACGGCAGGAAGAAGTGGAAGAGCGGCAGCGCCACCGCGATCACGCCCCAGCCGCCGGCGATGCGCTTGAGGTACCAGGGCGTCTCCTCCGGGATGTTGCCCGACCAGACGATCAGGAACTGCGAGAACGCGAAGTAGGCGTAGATCATGACGAACGCCAGCAGCATCTTGCCGAGGTCGTGGAAGCGCTCGGCGGTGGCGACGTGCGCCACCGGCTCGTGCTCGACCAGGAGGGTGAGGACGGCGATCGCGAAGGCGAAGGCGCTCAGCACCTGGCCGCCGATCACGAGCAGGCCGTAGATGGTCGAGTACCAGTGCGGCTCGAGCGACATCATCCAGTCGACCGCGGCGAAGGTCATGGTCAGCGCGTAGAGCACGATCGCCCCGCGCCCGAGGAGCTGCAGCGTGCGAACCAGGCTCGGGTTGCCGGTGGCGTCCTGGGCCAGCGAGTAGCGCAGCATCAGGCGGCCGAAGCCGATCCAGATGGCGAAATAGATGATCGCGCGGACGATGAAGAACTCCGGGTTGAGGTACCAGGACGCCTTGAACTGGAGCAGCTTGCTCTTCTCGACATGGTGCGGATCGGCCCACGAGTAGAGGTCGTGCATGCCGAACACGATGGGCAGGAACAGCACCACCACCAGCGGCAGGGTGCGGATGCCGGCCTCGCAGATGCGCCGGATGACGATGCCCCAGCGGCCGCCGGCGACGTGGTTGAGCGCCACCAGTCCGAAGCAGCCGAAGGCGATGCCGCCCCAGAACATGAAGGCGACGAGATAGGAGCGGAAGAACTGCTCGCGATCGACCAGCGCGCCGGCGCCGAGCACCGCCAGGCCGAGGACGCCGAGGCCGAGCAGCGCGCTCGGACCGCGCCGCAGGACGTGGTTCTCGGGCAGGGAGAAGGTCGCCTGCAGGGTGCTCATCGCGCCGCTCCCAACTTGGCGCGCTCGTCGGCGGGGACGTCGGCGAGCGTGGCGTTCTGGCTCAACTGCAGCGCGCGGATGTAGGCGACGATCGCCCAGCGATCGCGCGCCGGCACCTGCGCCGCGTAGCCGGGCATGGTGGCGAAGCCGTTGGTCATCACCTGGAAGAAGTAGCCGTCGGGCACCGCGCGCAGGCGCGGGTCGTGGAACGAGGGCGGCTGCTTGTAGCCGCGCTGCACGATCATGCCCTCGCCGCTGCCGGTGCGGTCATGGCAGGGCGTGCAGTAGATGTTGAAGCGCTCCTGGCCCCGCCGCAGCACCTCGAGGCCCGAGCCGAGCGGGTTGGTCGCCACCGGCGCGCCGTTGCTGACGCCCTGGAAGAACGCCTCGTCCTCGTCGAGATGGCCGCGCGCCACCACGCCCTCGACCAGCGGCCGCGAGGCGCGTTGATCGGGGAAGAACGGATTGTGGGCGAAGGCCCGGTACTTCGGCTGGTTGTGCATGTCCTGCCGGCAGCCGGCGAGGAGCGGCGACAGCACCGCGGCGGCGAGGACGACGCGCGCGACGATCGAACAGCGCATCAGCGTTCGACCTGCGACACCTGCGTCGGATGCAGGCGCGACAGGAAGCTCCAGGTCTGGTCGAGATCGAACTTCGGATCGGTCGATTCGATGCAGAGGAAGAAGCGATCGCGCGAGGCGAGCGCGAAGCGCTTCTCGTTGAACACCGGATGGTAGGGCATCGGGAAGCCGTTGAGCCCGAGCATGCCGAACACCGCCGTCAGCGAGGCCAGCAGCACCGTGCACTCGAAGGTGATCGGGATGAACGCCGGCCAACTGTTGAGCGGCTTGCCGCCGACGTTCAGCGGATAGATCACCGTCGAGGTGAAGTAGGCGAGCGAGAAGCCGGCGACGCCGCCGATGATGCCGCCCATCAGCACCAGGAACGGCAGCCAGTTGCGGCGGTGCGGCATCGCCTCTTCCAGTTCCTCGATGGGGAACGGCGTGTAGCAGTCGTACTGCGTGTACCCCGCCCTGGTGGCCTGTTCCGCCGCCTCGACCAACTCGGCCGGGCTGTGGAACTCGGCCATCAGGCCGAAGATCAGCGGGTCTCCCGCGGTCTTGGCGTGCGCCGCGCTCATTCTTGATGCCCCCCGTTGACCTTCGCCTCAGGCAGCAAGGTGCGCACCTCGAAGATCGAGATCATCGGCAGCAGGCGGATGAACAGGAACAGCAGGGTGGTGAAGAGGCCGAGGGTGCCGATGAACGTCGACCAGTCCCAGAAGGTCGGGTAGTACATGCCCCAGGATGACGGCAGGAAGTCGCGCGACAGGCTGACCGGGATGATGATGAAGCGCTCCAGCCACATGCCGATGCTGACGATGATCGAGATGAAGAACAGCCAGCCGAGACTGGAGCGGATGCGCTGGAACCACAGCAACTGGATCGAGACGATGTTGCAGAAGATGAGCATCCAGTAGAGCGGCGCGTAGGGGCCCCCGAAACGGTTCATCATCAGGGCGATCTCGAACTTGTTGCCGCCGTAGAACGCCATGAAGGTCTCGACCATGTAGCCGTAGCCCACGACCAGGCCGGTCGCGAGCGTGATGCGGCCCATGTAGTCGAAGTGCCGCATGGTCACGAAATCCTCGAGCCCGTAATACTTGCGCAGCGGGATGGCGATGATCATCACCATCGCGAAGCCGGCGAAGATGGCGCCGGCGACGAAGTACGGCGGGAACACCGTCGCGTGCCAGCCCGGCACCTGGCCGACGGCGAAGTCGAAGGACACGATGGTGTGGACCGAGAGCACCAGCGGCGTCGAGAGGGCGGCGAGCAGCAGGTACGCCGTCTCGTAGCGGTGCCAGTGCTGCGCCGAGCCGCGCCAGCCCATCGCCAGGGCGCCATAGATGGTCCTGCCGATCGGCTTCTCCGAGCGGTCGCGCAGGGTCGCCAGGTCGGGGATCAGGCCGACGAACCAGAACAGCAGCGACACCGTCGCATAGGTCGACACCGCGAACACGTCCCAGATCAGCGGGCTGCGGAAGTTCGGCCACATGCCCATCGTGTTCGGGTAGGGCAGCAGCCAGTAGGCGAGCCAGGGACGGCCGGTGTGGATGACCGGGTACATGCCGGCGCAGGCGACGGCGAACAGGGTCATGGCCTCGGCGAAGCGGTTGATCGACGTCCGCCACGT
Coding sequences within it:
- the nrfD gene encoding polysulfide reductase NrfD translates to MAAQERQGRHDGLPPVIEPGHSFGTVTDKIASIVQTRRTPWGWIVGFGIGFTLLQLLGLSVTYLFLKGTYIWGLNIPVGWGLDILNFVWWIGIGHAGTLISAILLLFRQTWRTSINRFAEAMTLFAVACAGMYPVIHTGRPWLAYWLLPYPNTMGMWPNFRSPLIWDVFAVSTYATVSLLFWFVGLIPDLATLRDRSEKPIGRTIYGALAMGWRGSAQHWHRYETAYLLLAALSTPLVLSVHTIVSFDFAVGQVPGWHATVFPPYFVAGAIFAGFAMVMIIAIPLRKYYGLEDFVTMRHFDYMGRITLATGLVVGYGYMVETFMAFYGGNKFEIALMMNRFGGPYAPLYWMLIFCNIVSIQLLWFQRIRSSLGWLFFISIIVSIGMWLERFIIIPVSLSRDFLPSSWGMYYPTFWDWSTFIGTLGLFTTLLFLFIRLLPMISIFEVRTLLPEAKVNGGHQE